The Paenibacillus sp. YPG26 genome includes a window with the following:
- a CDS encoding ribosomal-processing cysteine protease Prp, whose translation MIIVSILRRNGSSIQGFKVEGHANYAKAGEDIVCAGVSAVTVGTVNSIEELTGIVMESEMKNGFLSAVLPDSSQSPALEQAQLLLSSLVVMLKSIEQSYDKYIKIKQVNI comes from the coding sequence TTGATTATCGTCTCCATATTGCGCCGTAACGGCAGCTCTATTCAAGGATTTAAAGTGGAAGGCCATGCGAATTATGCCAAGGCCGGTGAAGATATTGTATGTGCGGGCGTCTCTGCCGTCACAGTAGGTACAGTCAACTCAATTGAGGAGCTTACCGGTATCGTTATGGAGTCAGAGATGAAGAACGGCTTCTTGAGCGCGGTTCTCCCGGATTCCAGCCAGTCTCCCGCATTGGAGCAGGCTCAGCTTTTGTTATCATCCCTGGTGGTTATGCTGAAGAGTATCGAACAGTCATACGACAAGTATATTAAGATAAAGCAGGTTAATATTTGA